The following coding sequences lie in one Saccharopolyspora hordei genomic window:
- a CDS encoding AEC family transporter: MSGVIQGFGVIAAIVLVGYVLGRTGALGSAGREALTKLSFYVGTPALLLKMLSESDVTVLFSIPLLVTALSTFAAAGLFVLVGVLRRWNVRRTTIGALCSSYVNAGNLGIPIAVYVLGDATLVAPVMLFQLLVMTPIGLTVIDYAQSGEHGSVWTRVLAPFRNPIVICSLIGVGLSLGGWRIPEPVLEPLTLLGHLSVPTVLLAFGISLHGSALPAGGAERGPVLLSVGLKSVVHPVIAWAIGAGLFGLEGASLFAAVVISALPAAQNLFVYASRYDVGVRLARESILLSTILSVPVLFTVTALLG; encoded by the coding sequence GTGTCCGGTGTGATCCAGGGCTTCGGCGTCATCGCGGCCATCGTGCTGGTCGGCTACGTGCTCGGCCGCACCGGCGCGCTCGGCAGTGCCGGGCGCGAGGCGCTGACCAAGCTGTCGTTCTACGTCGGCACCCCGGCTCTGCTGCTGAAGATGCTGTCGGAGTCCGACGTCACGGTGCTCTTCTCGATCCCGCTGCTGGTCACGGCGTTGAGCACGTTCGCGGCGGCCGGGCTGTTCGTGCTGGTGGGCGTGCTGCGCCGGTGGAACGTCCGCCGCACCACCATCGGGGCGCTGTGCTCCAGCTACGTCAACGCGGGCAACCTGGGCATCCCGATCGCGGTCTACGTGCTCGGCGACGCCACCCTGGTGGCCCCGGTGATGCTGTTCCAGCTGCTGGTCATGACGCCGATCGGGCTGACCGTCATCGACTACGCGCAGTCCGGCGAGCACGGCTCGGTGTGGACGCGGGTGCTCGCGCCGTTCCGCAACCCGATCGTCATCTGCTCCCTGATCGGGGTCGGGCTCTCGTTGGGCGGCTGGCGGATCCCCGAACCGGTGCTGGAGCCGCTCACGCTGCTGGGCCACCTGTCGGTGCCGACGGTGCTGCTCGCCTTCGGCATCTCGCTGCACGGCAGCGCGCTGCCCGCAGGCGGGGCCGAGCGCGGGCCGGTGCTGCTGTCGGTGGGCTTGAAGTCGGTGGTGCACCCGGTGATCGCGTGGGCGATCGGCGCGGGGCTGTTCGGGCTCGAGGGCGCTTCGCTGTTCGCGGCCGTGGTGATCTCCGCGCTGCCTGCGGCGCAGAACCTCTTCGTGTACGCCTCCCGTTACGACGTGGGCGTGCGCTTGGCCCGCGAGTCGATCCTGCTGTCGACGATCCTGTCCGTGCCGGTGCTGTTCACCGTCACCGCGCTGCTGGGCTGA
- a CDS encoding molybdopterin-dependent oxidoreductase — translation MTTERTWLPSSSHWGAFRATTDADGTLHVAPHPADPAPSPLLDNLPDTVRHRTRVRRPAIRRGWLEGGPGPTDRRGTEEFVEVSWDTALDLVAEELDRTRREHGNEAIFGGSYGWSSAGRFHHAQSQLHRFHNTIGGYTSSRGNYSVGTSQVLLPHLVGSSGVLFAHADSWQTIREHTDLLVAFGGLPRKNLSIAPGGVTRHTSAAALRDLGTELVVISPLADDVPTGSRSAWWPVAPGTDVALQLGLAHTLLTSGLHDREFLERCCTGFEVFADYLLGKPDGTAKTAEWAAGICGVDAADVRALAERMAAGRTLITVSWSLQRTEHGEQPVWAGLALAAMLGQIGLPGGGFGHGYGSMADIGDDGPLLQPPTLPMGQNPVSTFIPVARIADLLLHPGRQYDYDGQRLTYPDVRLVHWAGGNPFHHHQDLNRLRRAFGRPDTVVVHETHWTATARHADVVLPATVPLEREDIGGGFRDSHLIAMHQVLEPYGEARDDHAILAGLARRLGTHREFTEGRSPREWLVHMYERWRGGLAAQGHDVPPFDEFWAAGELRLPRVSHPSPLAPFRADPQANPLRTPSGRIELFSAEIDSFGYPDCPGHPVWLPARQRRGGPLHLIANQPATRLHGQGDVGAVSRRAKVAGREPLRIHPRDAAERGISDGDVVRVSNHLGACLAGARVSEDVRPGVVVLATGAWFDPQPDPVRPGESLCAHGNPNVLTADVPASRLSQGCAGQHAHVEVERYDGPVPPVRTGEPPPLAER, via the coding sequence ATGACCACCGAACGGACCTGGCTGCCGAGCAGCTCGCACTGGGGCGCGTTCCGCGCCACGACCGACGCCGACGGCACCCTCCACGTCGCGCCGCACCCCGCCGACCCCGCACCGTCGCCGCTGCTGGACAACCTGCCGGACACCGTCCGGCACCGCACGCGCGTCCGGCGGCCCGCGATCCGCCGCGGCTGGCTGGAGGGCGGGCCCGGCCCGACCGACCGGCGCGGCACCGAGGAGTTCGTGGAGGTCTCCTGGGACACCGCACTGGACCTGGTCGCCGAGGAGCTGGACCGCACCCGCCGCGAGCACGGCAACGAGGCGATCTTCGGCGGCTCCTACGGCTGGTCCAGTGCCGGCCGGTTCCACCACGCGCAGAGCCAGCTCCACCGGTTCCACAACACCATCGGCGGCTACACCTCCTCGCGCGGCAACTACAGCGTCGGCACCTCCCAGGTGCTGCTGCCGCACCTGGTCGGCAGCAGCGGCGTGCTGTTCGCGCACGCCGACAGCTGGCAGACCATCCGCGAGCACACCGACCTCCTGGTGGCCTTCGGCGGGCTGCCCCGCAAGAACCTCTCGATCGCCCCCGGCGGGGTCACCCGCCACACCAGCGCCGCCGCGCTGCGCGACCTGGGGACCGAGCTGGTGGTGATCAGCCCGCTCGCCGACGACGTCCCGACCGGCTCCCGCTCCGCGTGGTGGCCCGTCGCGCCCGGCACCGACGTGGCCCTGCAGCTCGGCCTGGCCCACACCCTGCTCACCAGCGGCCTGCACGACCGGGAGTTCCTGGAGCGCTGCTGCACCGGGTTCGAGGTGTTCGCCGACTACCTGCTCGGCAAGCCGGACGGCACCGCGAAGACCGCCGAGTGGGCTGCCGGGATCTGCGGCGTGGACGCCGCCGACGTGCGGGCCCTCGCCGAGCGGATGGCCGCCGGGCGCACGCTCATCACGGTCTCCTGGTCGCTGCAGCGCACCGAGCACGGCGAGCAACCGGTGTGGGCGGGCTTGGCGCTGGCCGCGATGCTCGGCCAGATCGGGCTGCCCGGCGGCGGTTTCGGGCACGGCTACGGCTCGATGGCCGACATCGGCGACGACGGTCCGCTGCTGCAGCCGCCGACCCTGCCGATGGGGCAGAACCCGGTGTCGACGTTCATCCCGGTGGCCCGCATCGCCGACCTGCTGCTCCACCCCGGCCGGCAGTACGACTACGACGGGCAGCGCCTGACCTACCCCGACGTCCGGCTGGTGCACTGGGCGGGCGGCAACCCGTTCCACCACCACCAGGACCTCAACCGGTTGCGCCGGGCGTTCGGCCGCCCGGACACCGTCGTGGTGCACGAGACGCACTGGACGGCGACGGCGCGGCACGCCGACGTGGTGCTGCCGGCGACGGTCCCGCTGGAGCGGGAGGACATCGGCGGCGGCTTCCGCGACAGCCACCTCATCGCGATGCACCAGGTGCTCGAGCCGTACGGCGAGGCCCGCGACGACCACGCCATCCTGGCCGGGCTCGCCCGGCGGCTGGGCACGCACCGCGAGTTCACCGAGGGCCGCTCGCCCCGCGAGTGGCTGGTGCACATGTACGAGCGGTGGCGCGGCGGCCTGGCCGCGCAGGGCCACGACGTCCCGCCGTTCGACGAGTTCTGGGCGGCCGGGGAGCTGCGGTTGCCGCGGGTGTCCCACCCATCACCGCTCGCCCCGTTCCGGGCGGACCCGCAGGCCAACCCGCTGCGCACGCCCAGCGGCCGGATCGAGCTGTTCTCCGCGGAGATCGACTCCTTCGGCTACCCGGACTGCCCCGGCCACCCGGTGTGGCTGCCCGCGCGGCAGCGGCGCGGCGGACCGCTGCACCTCATCGCCAACCAGCCGGCGACCCGCTTGCACGGGCAGGGCGACGTGGGGGCGGTCAGCCGGCGCGCCAAGGTCGCCGGGCGCGAACCGCTGCGCATCCACCCGCGGGACGCCGCCGAGCGCGGCATCTCCGACGGCGACGTCGTCCGCGTGTCCAACCACCTCGGCGCCTGCCTGGCGGGGGCGCGGGTCAGCGAGGACGTCCGGCCCGGTGTCGTCGTGCTGGCCACCGGGGCGTGGTTCGACCCGCAACCCGACCCGGTCCGCCCCGGGGAGTCGTTGTGCGCGCACGGCAATCCCAACGTGCTCACCGCCGACGTGCCCGCCTCCCGCCTGTCCCAGGGGTGCGCCGGGCAGCACGCGCACGTCGAGGTCGAGCGCTACGACGGTCCGGTCCCTCCGGTGCGCACCGGCGAACCACCACCGCTGGCCGAAAGGTGA
- a CDS encoding 4-hydroxybenzoate 3-monooxygenase: MRTQVGIVGAGPAGLMLSHLLHQHGVESVVLDIRTREEIEGTIRAGVLEQSTVDLMVETGVGERVKQVGMVHHGIELRFGGRGHRIDFADLTGGRGVTIYPQHEVLKDLIAQRLADGGDIRFGVSDVQVEDVTSDRPRVRFTQDGVAQQLECDLVAGCDGSRTTTRALVPAPNPRQDHFRQYPFAWFGILAEAPRSSDELVYAHHPNGFALVSTRSETVQRLYLQVDPQDSVEDWSDDRIWSELRTRVAGVDIKDGPIFDKSVLHFRSFVCEPMQYGRLFLAGDAAHTVPPTGAKGMNLAIADVHVLSRAMARFFATGDRSGLDAYTETALPRVWRAQHFSWWMTSMLHRIPGASGFDLHRQLAELDTVTRSRAGRTLLAENYVGTPFD, translated from the coding sequence ATGCGCACCCAGGTCGGGATCGTCGGGGCGGGGCCCGCGGGGCTCATGCTCTCGCACCTGTTGCACCAGCACGGCGTGGAGTCGGTCGTGCTCGACATCCGGACCCGTGAGGAGATCGAGGGCACCATCCGGGCCGGGGTGCTGGAGCAGAGCACCGTGGACCTGATGGTCGAGACGGGGGTCGGCGAGCGCGTCAAGCAGGTCGGGATGGTGCACCACGGCATCGAGCTGCGGTTCGGCGGCCGGGGGCACCGCATCGACTTCGCCGACCTCACCGGTGGCCGCGGGGTCACCATCTACCCGCAGCACGAGGTGCTCAAGGACCTGATCGCCCAGCGGCTGGCCGACGGCGGCGACATCCGCTTCGGCGTCTCCGACGTCCAGGTCGAGGACGTCACCAGCGACCGGCCCCGCGTGCGGTTCACCCAGGACGGCGTGGCGCAGCAGCTCGAGTGCGACCTGGTTGCCGGCTGCGACGGGTCGCGGACCACCACCCGCGCCCTGGTCCCCGCCCCGAACCCGCGGCAGGACCACTTCCGCCAGTACCCGTTCGCCTGGTTCGGCATCCTGGCCGAGGCCCCGCGGTCGTCGGACGAGCTCGTCTACGCCCACCACCCCAACGGGTTCGCGCTGGTCAGCACCCGGTCGGAGACCGTCCAGCGGCTCTACCTGCAGGTCGACCCGCAGGACAGCGTCGAGGACTGGTCCGACGACCGGATCTGGTCGGAGCTGCGGACCCGCGTGGCGGGCGTGGACATCAAGGACGGGCCGATCTTCGACAAGTCGGTGCTGCACTTCCGCAGCTTCGTGTGCGAGCCGATGCAGTACGGCCGCCTGTTCCTGGCCGGCGACGCCGCGCACACCGTGCCGCCCACCGGCGCCAAGGGCATGAACCTCGCGATCGCCGACGTCCACGTGCTCTCCCGCGCGATGGCGCGGTTCTTCGCCACCGGCGACCGCAGCGGGCTCGACGCCTACACCGAGACCGCCCTGCCCCGGGTGTGGCGCGCGCAGCACTTCTCCTGGTGGATGACCTCGATGCTGCACCGGATCCCCGGTGCCTCCGGGTTCGACCTGCACCGCCAGCTCGCCGAGCTCGACACCGTCACCCGCTCCCGCGCGGGCCGCACCCTGCTCGCCGAGAACTACGTCGGCACGCCGTTCGACTGA
- a CDS encoding arabinosyltransferase domain-containing protein, with protein MPRAARRWAVVLGLLSALAALAVPLLPVRHDITTLTWPTARGTAPVSAPLATHVPLWLRAEVPCASARSLDARTHGPAVLVATNPPSSQYGGVTGLSLQVEDGEVALWSRGRHLGSTAVPAGDCAITVRADESGTRAAVGGVELASVDGDRRPQLTGIFSQLDSATDDVRGLSFQARVDDRFASSPSPLKVAGLVLAVVAFLGSVVALSRLEVRGPPAVLRSGWWRPTSRDVVVVGVLGVWWLIGAMTADDGYILTMLRTAGDAGYVTNYFRWFANPESPFGWFYELYALWVQVSPATPWVRVPALVLGVLSWLLISRGVLPRMGQRVRRSAAAGWAAAAVFLAFWLPYNNGLRPEPVVVAFSLLSLCAVERAVATRRLTPAALGLVAAALGVAANPHGMVAALPFVVAAKPLLRLLRQRVRERGALPVLAPVAAAGLVVLTGVFYDQTLQSVLDSVALKTEFGPNESWYEELVRYDKLFGPWPDGALARRFPVLLVVLCALACGMVLLRRGRIRGAALGPSRRLLAVVALCFVVLAATPTKHTHHFGVLAGAGAAVAALTALATSAAVLRSRRNRAAFFAGLMVVCAFSVTGTNSWWYVSSWGVPWFDRPPSLDGRDLSDCFLLAAVVAGVVAVVEHLRHDERPVAARTAPRRWTRLAAAPLTVTCAVLLTGEVALYASGVHRGGYSLGADNVEQLAGRSCGLSDHVDIETDPRQGVLAVAAEQPRSADDLVTGVAEGADYLSATSRGFHRFGYPRTEHWTPPFGFGGDDAPVWGSYDRDATGTGELRTPWYDLPPEATAGELPVVLQFAGSATGANSLRVELGRDVPGGFQIIGRRDLVQNSVTWRDLRFTVAGATKLRVLAADHKVDEGGWLAFSIPRVPRLTTMTAVVGGAPTFVEWPAALVHPCLSPASLHHGVVELPRFRVAGGGMLRDMGQSWSGSSGGGPFGWLNVAASVRAMPSYLRGDLHRDWGVFYVVDAYEPDALPASEAVEVHRETHWGTWSPGALPKAVKLPGGPPSSHGRTDLRPLEPAETGGKT; from the coding sequence GTGCCGAGAGCCGCCCGGCGCTGGGCCGTGGTGCTCGGTCTGCTGTCGGCCCTGGCGGCGCTGGCGGTGCCGCTGCTGCCGGTGCGGCACGACATCACCACGCTGACCTGGCCCACCGCGCGGGGCACCGCCCCGGTGTCCGCGCCGCTGGCCACCCACGTGCCGCTGTGGCTGCGGGCCGAGGTCCCGTGCGCGTCCGCGCGCAGCCTCGACGCGCGCACCCACGGCCCCGCCGTGCTGGTCGCGACGAACCCGCCGTCGTCGCAGTACGGCGGGGTGACCGGGCTGAGCCTGCAGGTCGAGGACGGCGAGGTCGCGCTGTGGTCGCGGGGGCGGCACCTCGGCAGCACCGCGGTGCCCGCCGGTGACTGCGCGATCACGGTGCGCGCGGACGAGTCCGGCACCCGGGCCGCCGTCGGCGGCGTCGAGCTGGCCTCGGTCGACGGAGACCGGCGCCCGCAGCTGACCGGGATCTTCTCGCAGCTGGACTCGGCGACCGACGACGTGCGCGGCCTGTCCTTCCAGGCCCGGGTGGACGACCGGTTCGCCAGCTCGCCGAGCCCGCTCAAGGTCGCGGGGCTGGTGCTGGCGGTGGTGGCGTTCCTGGGCTCGGTGGTCGCCCTGAGCCGGCTGGAGGTGCGGGGTCCGCCCGCGGTCCTGCGCTCGGGCTGGTGGCGGCCGACCTCCCGCGACGTGGTGGTCGTCGGGGTGCTCGGCGTGTGGTGGCTGATCGGCGCGATGACCGCCGACGACGGCTACATCCTCACCATGCTGCGCACCGCCGGGGACGCCGGGTACGTGACCAACTACTTCCGCTGGTTCGCCAACCCGGAGTCGCCGTTCGGCTGGTTCTACGAGCTCTACGCGCTGTGGGTGCAGGTGTCGCCGGCGACGCCGTGGGTCCGGGTGCCCGCGCTGGTGCTCGGCGTGCTCAGCTGGCTGCTGATCAGCCGCGGGGTGCTGCCCCGGATGGGGCAGCGGGTCCGGCGCAGCGCCGCCGCGGGCTGGGCCGCTGCGGCGGTGTTCCTGGCGTTCTGGCTGCCGTACAACAACGGCCTGCGCCCCGAGCCGGTGGTCGTGGCGTTCTCACTGCTGTCGCTGTGCGCGGTGGAGCGCGCGGTGGCGACCCGGCGGTTGACCCCGGCCGCGCTGGGGCTGGTGGCCGCGGCGCTGGGCGTGGCGGCGAACCCGCACGGCATGGTCGCGGCGCTGCCGTTCGTGGTGGCCGCCAAGCCGCTGCTGCGGCTGCTGCGGCAGCGGGTGCGCGAGCGCGGCGCCCTGCCGGTGCTGGCGCCGGTCGCCGCGGCCGGGCTGGTGGTGCTCACCGGGGTGTTCTACGACCAGACGCTGCAGTCGGTGCTGGACTCGGTGGCGCTGAAGACGGAGTTCGGCCCGAACGAGTCCTGGTACGAGGAGCTCGTCCGCTACGACAAGCTGTTCGGGCCGTGGCCGGACGGCGCGCTCGCGCGGCGCTTCCCGGTGCTGCTGGTGGTGCTGTGCGCGCTGGCCTGCGGGATGGTGCTGCTGCGCCGGGGCCGCATCCGGGGCGCGGCGCTCGGCCCGAGCCGCCGGCTGCTCGCGGTGGTCGCGCTGTGCTTCGTGGTGCTCGCGGCGACCCCGACCAAGCACACCCACCACTTCGGCGTCCTCGCCGGCGCGGGAGCCGCGGTCGCGGCGCTGACCGCGCTGGCCACCAGCGCCGCGGTGCTGCGCTCGCGCCGCAACCGCGCCGCGTTCTTCGCCGGGCTGATGGTCGTGTGCGCGTTCTCGGTCACCGGGACGAACTCGTGGTGGTACGTCTCGAGCTGGGGCGTGCCCTGGTTCGACCGCCCACCCAGCCTGGACGGCCGGGACCTCAGCGACTGCTTCCTGCTCGCCGCGGTGGTCGCCGGGGTCGTCGCCGTCGTCGAGCACCTGCGCCACGACGAGCGGCCGGTGGCCGCCCGGACCGCGCCGCGGCGGTGGACCCGGCTGGCCGCGGCACCGCTGACGGTCACCTGCGCGGTGCTGCTGACCGGCGAGGTGGCGCTGTACGCGTCGGGGGTCCACCGCGGCGGCTACAGCCTCGGGGCGGACAACGTCGAGCAGCTGGCCGGCCGGAGCTGCGGGCTGTCCGACCACGTCGACATCGAGACCGACCCCCGGCAGGGCGTGCTCGCCGTGGCCGCGGAACAGCCGCGCAGCGCCGATGACCTGGTCACCGGGGTCGCGGAAGGCGCGGACTACCTGTCGGCCACCTCGCGCGGCTTCCACCGCTTCGGCTACCCGCGCACCGAGCACTGGACGCCGCCGTTCGGGTTCGGCGGCGACGACGCGCCGGTGTGGGGCAGCTACGACCGGGACGCCACCGGCACCGGTGAGCTGCGCACCCCCTGGTACGACCTGCCGCCGGAGGCCACCGCGGGGGAGCTGCCGGTGGTGCTGCAGTTCGCGGGGTCGGCGACCGGGGCGAACTCGCTGCGCGTCGAGCTCGGGCGGGACGTCCCGGGCGGCTTCCAGATCATCGGTCGGCGGGACCTGGTGCAGAACAGCGTCACCTGGCGCGACCTGCGGTTCACCGTGGCGGGCGCCACCAAGCTCCGGGTGCTGGCGGCCGACCACAAGGTGGACGAGGGCGGGTGGCTGGCGTTCAGCATCCCGCGGGTGCCGCGGCTGACCACCATGACCGCCGTGGTCGGCGGGGCGCCGACGTTCGTGGAGTGGCCCGCGGCCCTGGTGCACCCGTGCCTGTCCCCGGCGAGCCTGCACCACGGTGTCGTGGAGCTGCCGCGGTTCCGGGTGGCCGGCGGCGGGATGCTGCGCGACATGGGGCAGAGCTGGTCGGGCTCGTCCGGCGGCGGGCCGTTCGGCTGGCTCAACGTGGCCGCCAGCGTGCGGGCGATGCCGAGCTACCTCCGCGGTGACCTGCACCGCGACTGGGGCGTGTTCTACGTGGTGGACGCCTACGAACCGGACGCGCTGCCGGCGAGCGAGGCGGTGGAGGTGCACCGGGAGACGCACTGGGGCACGTGGAGCCCGGGCGCGCTGCCCAAGGCGGTCAAGCTGCCGGGCGGTCCGCCCAGTTCCCACGGCCGCACCGACCTGCGGCCGCTGGAGCCCGCGGAGACCGGGGGCAAGACCTGA
- a CDS encoding lytic polysaccharide monooxygenase auxiliary activity family 9 protein — protein MTSKRKLAAAAVGAAITPFLVAIPTATANAHGYIDSPPSRQAQCAAGTVSCGDIKYEPQSVEGPKGLTSCSGGNSRFAELDDDSKGWTATKVGSSVTFNWTLTAPHATSTWEYFIGGNRVAVFDDGGAKPPNSVSHTVDLGGVTGKQKLLAVWNIADTANAFYACVDLDVG, from the coding sequence ATGACATCGAAGCGCAAGCTCGCCGCAGCAGCGGTCGGCGCGGCGATCACGCCCTTCCTGGTGGCCATCCCCACCGCAACCGCCAACGCGCACGGCTACATCGACTCACCACCGAGCCGCCAGGCGCAGTGCGCCGCGGGCACGGTGTCCTGCGGCGACATCAAGTACGAGCCGCAGAGCGTCGAAGGCCCCAAGGGCCTGACCAGCTGCAGCGGCGGCAACTCCCGGTTCGCCGAACTCGACGACGACAGCAAGGGCTGGACGGCCACGAAGGTCGGCAGCTCGGTGACGTTCAACTGGACGCTCACCGCCCCGCACGCCACCAGCACCTGGGAGTACTTCATCGGTGGCAACCGGGTCGCGGTCTTCGACGACGGCGGCGCCAAGCCCCCGAACTCGGTGTCGCACACCGTCGACCTCGGCGGCGTCACCGGCAAGCAGAAGCTGCTGGCGGTGTGGAACATCGCCGACACCGCCAACGCCTTCTACGCCTGCGTCGACCTCGACGTCGGCTGA
- a CDS encoding IclR family transcriptional regulator — translation MTDRGPTVASRLFRILETFSPERPSLTLSAISRHSGLALTTTHRLVGELTGWGALERAPDGSYRIGLRIYELATLAPRATLLREVAMPFLGDLYEATRQNVHLGVRDGDEVVYVERISGRDAVPVVSRPGGRLPLHATGVGLVLLAHADPEEQEEVLARPLKRFTERTLADPRQLRRVLSDVRRQGFAISDRQIELSTLSVAAPVQDGTDAVVAALSIVVPAERTDPMALVPAVRAAARGLSRALGSPNARALPPTAHLEQP, via the coding sequence ATGACCGACCGCGGCCCGACGGTGGCCTCCCGGCTGTTCCGGATCCTGGAGACCTTCTCCCCGGAGCGGCCGTCGTTGACGCTGTCGGCGATCAGCCGACACAGCGGCCTGGCCCTGACCACCACCCACCGGCTGGTCGGCGAGCTCACCGGGTGGGGCGCGCTGGAGCGCGCCCCGGACGGCAGCTACCGGATCGGGCTACGGATCTACGAGCTGGCGACGCTGGCACCGCGCGCCACGCTGCTGCGCGAGGTGGCGATGCCGTTCCTCGGCGACCTCTACGAGGCCACCCGGCAGAACGTGCATCTCGGGGTGCGCGACGGCGACGAGGTGGTCTACGTCGAGCGCATCTCCGGCCGCGATGCGGTGCCGGTGGTGTCGCGGCCCGGCGGTCGGCTGCCGCTGCACGCCACCGGCGTCGGACTGGTGCTGCTCGCGCACGCCGACCCCGAGGAGCAGGAAGAGGTGCTCGCGCGCCCGCTGAAGCGGTTCACCGAGCGGACCCTCGCCGACCCGCGGCAGCTGCGCCGGGTCCTCTCCGACGTGCGCCGGCAGGGCTTCGCCATCAGCGACCGGCAGATCGAGCTGTCGACGCTGTCGGTGGCCGCCCCGGTGCAGGACGGCACGGACGCGGTGGTCGCGGCGCTGTCCATCGTGGTCCCCGCCGAGCGCACCGACCCGATGGCGCTGGTCCCGGCGGTCCGGGCCGCCGCCCGCGGGCTCTCCCGGGCGCTGGGCTCCCCCAACGCCCGCGCCTTGCCGCCCACCGCCCACCTCGAGCAGCCCTGA
- a CDS encoding DUF7019 family protein — MAFRYYLYISDSKVDMLLSQIDPRFAAPRTTEFGVDLRLVSAKRSADRAATDRFARLDRVVRHLQDFGDLGTVDEPGQFFGGVLPMRWAAMPGEADPSLVFLGGWSDRTVVGLGGSARHLLGAAPGTSQPSSSSLAPTMLDQLGATSDLEDELVVDAVGDDLDRSDRAALTTVCRAVRDLRAPAQNVEFLAKRLLHGPCPGGDTGPCGGRSVLLGSPVYVALAD; from the coding sequence ATGGCGTTCCGGTACTACCTCTACATCAGCGACAGCAAGGTCGACATGCTGCTGTCGCAGATCGACCCGAGGTTCGCCGCGCCGCGCACGACCGAGTTCGGCGTGGACCTGCGCCTGGTGTCGGCCAAGCGCAGCGCCGACCGGGCGGCGACCGACCGCTTCGCCCGGCTCGACCGGGTCGTGCGGCACCTGCAGGACTTCGGTGACCTCGGGACGGTCGACGAACCGGGCCAGTTCTTCGGCGGTGTCCTGCCGATGCGGTGGGCCGCGATGCCCGGCGAGGCGGACCCCTCGCTGGTGTTCCTGGGCGGCTGGAGCGACCGGACCGTGGTGGGGCTCGGCGGGTCCGCCCGGCACCTGCTGGGCGCGGCGCCCGGCACGTCGCAGCCGTCTTCGTCGTCGTTGGCGCCGACCATGCTCGACCAGTTGGGCGCGACCTCCGACCTGGAGGACGAACTCGTCGTCGACGCGGTCGGCGACGACCTCGACCGCTCAGACCGCGCGGCGCTGACGACCGTGTGCCGAGCCGTGCGGGACCTGCGGGCTCCCGCGCAGAACGTCGAGTTCCTCGCCAAGCGGCTGCTGCACGGACCGTGTCCCGGCGGGGACACCGGCCCGTGCGGCGGCCGGTCCGTGCTGCTCGGTTCACCGGTCTACGTGGCGCTGGCCGACTAG